AAACAGCTTTCCGATCGGCAGAGGTATATTACAGCATTTCGAActaatttaaataattcaaaacTTCTGATGTCAAACTTGGAGAAACATTGCGATCATCAGATGACTTTCATTACTAGAGAGCATACGAAACAACAGCTGTCATCGCACTACCGACGTATGGCGCGATACATGAAAGATCTGCCAAATACATTTACCACAACACTGTCAAAAGCATACATCATCGACGAAATCATGAGGTGCGTTTCAATCGGGAATGTCAGCTTTTCACCCAAGATATCGACCGCATCTGAAGAGATGAAAGAGTGTATCAGTTCCATGCTGGAAAATATACTACCAACACCAAGAGCTGTGTCATTTGCTGACTCAGTTTTGTCCTCTGACATCGAGGGATGTCCCCAACATGTTTCTGTAGGGTCGATACCCTGCAAAACCATTGACGTTTGGAAGGAATCTGCTTCTCTCGTGCAGACGGTAACGAGTGAAGTATTGAGCGCCGAATCTCCCACCTGTTTAACAGGAGGaatatatactgacaacggagaATTAATTGTGACTGATTTCTACAACCAGCGACTTCTGCTTCTAGATGACAATTATGCCTGTCTGGAGAAATATATGGTGGGAGGAAATCCTTCAGACATAGCGCGAGGAAGTACAGATGGGGACATTTTTGTCGCGGTCAACGACAATAGAATCCTCAGATGTACACTAGGGATAGGTCAATTGACCGTAGTCAGTACTATCAAAAGCCCACCACAGACATGGGGAATCTCAGTCAACGGCGATAACATAGTGTGTGGTACTGATCGCAGTGTAGATATACTGTCTATGGACGGAACAATCCTTCGGTCAGTCAAGAAAAAGGGATCTTACACATACATTGCTATGTCAAAGAATCTCGTGTACCATAAGAATGGTGATTGCCTAGTAAGTACTAGGCTAGATGATGGCACGGAAATCTCGAGATACAGAGACCCTTGTCTTACGGACCCTAGAGGTGTTGGTTTGGATCAACATGGCAATGTCTACGCTTGCGGACTAGACGGTGGACATGTCTATCTTGTGTCACCTGATATGTCATGTGGTAAGGAAATTTTACCTAAGCTCACTGAAATCACCAAACCATACAGCATTGTTGTCCATCCATCCAAACCAGAGTTTGTCGTTACCTCACTGAGAGAGCCGGTTTCATTAGAAGTGTATAGATTCATTGACAGTTCTCACACCTGACGACGTTGACAGCATATTTAGTATCGTGTGTTATAGTGTATTTATGGTCATAGTATATTTCTGAATAATTgctatatatttatgttttgcaGTTATGAGAAACATGTTTAAATATAAACGATTGTGGTAAAAATCCATTGAGTGAAATGTAATTTACTACATGCTGTACTGGTATTACCAATAACTACTATATGTCCACAAAACGGAGGATAACATGATCCCTATTCGACTGTGTTACGTTTGCAAGAATAAAATTACTGTAGATTTATAGAAGATTAAGGAATAAAtgaaagacatcagttggcgtCGGCCCAATGAGACACCAATCTGCGTATATATACAAAGTTTGACGTAAATGTTACATTAGGGTCAAGGTGCTCAGACAAGGTGGACGAGACAAAACATGCCAAACATACCTACCCACTTTGCAACTATATAATATAGGaatataaaataactaaatATGAAAACCAAGCattgttcattattttttataagcaaactaatacaaatataaaaaatattatctattaaagaaacaaaatgtcttttaaTAGTTTCCCCCTTTTAAGAGTCACCAATACCCTAGGAATACGTGGGATGATAAATGTTATTCCAACTTCttaaaatatcttttacatCTGACGTCACCAACATCCATTGTCTGAAACAAAGAAGGAATgtgttaattaatataaaacattgtattacatttCATGGATTTTTCAGACCACACAAATTATGgtataatatgtacatttttacTTGTACTCaaatttatattgtacaatCGATATCCCTAATAAATAAAATGCTcgaaaatacatttattaaagTCAGATTGCTCTTTTTTCGGATGATGATGGAAACTGATTGaatatgataaaatgaagtTCCTACGATGAATATGGACATCTGACTGAGTACATGAGACTATGGCAagccaacatgacatttattcaaagagCAATATCAATCCTTAATTTCCATGcatatatattagatatcttGATTGCGATATTagatatgttatataatgtacaagGCCATAACTtggtcaatacttggccaattttgttcttCAAGCACTCATTGCAAAGATCATTTATTTCTCTTTTAAGTAAGATATCGGTGACTGGTGTATAGAGTCCGTTTATTAAAAAGATCatggtttgaaaaaaataggtCCATTTTTCTCTACCACCGAGGTCATACTCTTGATACTATGATCAATACCGTTGGTtaaaaatttcgtgccaggtccctgtgttttcACTCACCGAGTAATATTTATGCTATTACGCCATTTGTCCCAGATTGATGAACAAAACTGGTCAAGTATTGACTAAGTTATGGCcagatgaatcgggaaatttacgaaaatatgctaggtagacatttccctgtccacTCGAAATGTCGTCTCTCCTTGAATGGGTTCGTCAAAAACCAAGCCGAAATCACTAAaactacgcttgtggtggtaaacagtataCATTACTGTGTTCGCCCACAATCTGTTTTCGATTTtacctgattatcatgactgcattatgcaaattatgtagtgaTGCGCAAGTCGGTAAAATCGAGATGAGttcgaagaacaaatgaacatgacGGTAGTGTTTAAAACTactgagctacacgatgtttaaaaagtctacctagcatatttttcgtaaatttcctgATTCATCTGGCCATAACCTTGGCCATTTTGTTCGTTAAGCACTCATTGGAAAGATAAACTATTTCTatttaaggtaagatatgtgTCACTGGTGTATAGAGTccgtttattaaaaaaaatcatggttTGAAAAAATAGGTCCATTTTTCTCTACCACCGAGGTCATACTCTTGATACTATGATCAATACCATTGGTTAAAagattcgtgccaggtccctgtgttttcATTCACcgagtaatatttataaaaatagcCATTTGTCCCAGATTGACGGATGGACTCACCGATACGATATTTTGACTATTGTTTTAAATTGGTCATTTCTGTGGCTGAAAAAAATTGTATCAATTACattaagaaattttaaaatcttttatagACGCTCGATAAGTGTTTAATAGACctcccttctgtgacgtcatacgttttTAACGTCGCTATCCGGATCCcggcaaacgtattttatttctccgtacccatCTATTATTACTCGCTCCTGACATCGGAATTTGAGCAAACATTTCGTCAATCTCTCCCAAAGTGCATTGCGATTACCCTTCATTAATGAAGAGAGATACCGGTATACTAATTTTCGTCCGGAAACGGACAAACAAAATACGGAAATAAAATTGctggaaaatattttcattttatttttagcccaccatcatcagatggtgggctattcaaatcgctttttgtccgtggtccgtccgtccttccgtccgtccttccgtccgtccgtccgttaacaattcttgttatcgctatttctcagaaagcactgaagggatctttctcaaatttcatatgtaggttcccctagggccctagttgtgcatattgcattttgggaccaatcggttaacaagatggccgccaggcagccatcttggattttgatacttaaagtttgttatcgctatttctcagaaagtactgaagagatctttctcaaatttcatatgtaggttcccctagggccctagttgtgcatattgcattttgggaccaatcggttaacaagatggccgccaggcagccatcttggattttgatacttaaagtttgttatcgctatttctcagaaagtactgaagggatctttctcaaatttcatatgtaggttcccctagggccctagttgtgcatattgcattttgggaccaatcggttaacaagatggccgccaggcagccatcttggatttttaatacttaaagtttgttatcgctatttctcagaaagtactaaagggatctttctcaaatttcatatgtaggttcccctagggccctagttgtgcatattgcattttgggaccaatcggttaacaagatggccgccaggcagccatcttggattttaatacttaaagtttgttatcgctatttctcagaaagtactgaagggatctttctcaaatttcatatgtaggttcccctagggccctagttgtgcataatgcgtttttggatcgatcggtcaacaaaatggccaccaggcagccatcttggattttgatagttaaagattaatatcgctatttctcacaaagtactgaagggatctttctcatatttcatatgtaggtttccctagggctcttgttgtgcataatgcgtttttggatcgatcggtcaacaaaatggccgccaggctgccatcttggaatttgatagttaaagtttgttatcgctatttctcacaaagtactgaagggatctttctcatatttcatatgtaggtttccctagggctcttgttgtgcataatgcgtttttggatcgatcggtcaacaaaatggccgccatgctgccatcttggaatttgatagttaaagttttgttatcactatttctcagaaaagtattgaatgaatctgtctcaaatttcatatataggttcctctatggccctagttgtgcatatttcgatttgggaccgatcgatttacaagatggccgccaaggagccatcttggattttgatagttgaagtttgttactgcttatttctcagaaagtactgaagcgatctgtctcaaattttatatgtatttagtatgtttgcaaaagtttgaaaagcagagaaaagatccctctttccattgtcagacatagatcattctttggtgggcgccaagatccctctgggatctcttgtttattaaaatctttaCTTATAATTTGAAAGATGACATTACCGAAAATAGTGCATTTTAATACAGTATCACACAAAGCAAATATTCGTCTCAGAAAAAGCTGATGTTTTTTCTGCTGAAATAGACTCTTTTTGGAAGTTTTaggtcatgtacatgtagcttgcaaactgttttatttatatattttatataatatattaattaatcattaagatatgtaattattgtgttATCTTGTATTCTccaataacataataaatatagaaaattaacaagggtaaatgaataacataaaatgttgaaaagtGCTACGTACGGATTCGCCTATTCTAAGGTTTTCAggccaaaatttaaggggtattagaaagcaaatcggtcatattttgtgaaaataatatggtgatgtatactttttattgggTTTTCTTATTGCAAATAAGTCAATCTTCATGGCAATTATAAAAATTCGATATCCTGATAtcattttatcagaaaaaaaagactattttgatgcaatttttcactaaaattgggtccTGTTGAATTTTAGAATAatgatatttcgttttattgtggaaaacccaATTAATTTGACATAGTTATGAATTCTATATGAACATGTTACGGGCACATTCTTTATATGTTAAAGGGATGTTACAGGgtgtaaatattgtttatttaaaaatccttaaaactCGGAATTTTGTGTCATTaatacatatctttaagcaaccctggAAGAAAGATTAACCCGGTGACATCTGATTTTTATGTAGTTTTTGTGATCAAgatatacctaaaatcaaaatataaaaaaataacgaAATCCGAAACCTGAAGGGACGGTCAAAACAGTATTGATATTcagtacaaaaataaatatccattcttaatagATATCCTGTTTCACCAACTTGCTATATTCACCAACTCTCTCCCTGTATATGATTAGGGAATTCAGTTTGGAGCTAGGATTTAATGGTATAGCTGTTAGATATTAACCATAAGAATCTCGTCACCAACTCTCTCCCTGTATATGGTTAGGGAATTCAGTTTGGAGCTAGGATTTAATGGTATAGCTGTTAGATATTTACCATAAGAATCTCGTCACCAACTCTCTCCCTGTATATGGTTAGGGAATTCAGTTTGGAGTTAGGATTTAATGGTATAGCTGTTAGATATTTACCATAAGAATCTCGTCACCAACTCTCTCCCTGTATATATAGTTGGGGGATTCAGTTTGGAGTTCGGATCTATCGGTGTAGCTGTTAGCTTTAGTTTGCCGTCTTCCCATGTTGGGCTCATCTAGACATAAGAACAAAACACGtctgacattattattttaaaaagatattgaaaaattgttaatatgaaAGGTAAGATGCATTTAGATATTGCCAATTCCTTTTTCTGTGCAATCAAAGTTTAGCGAAAAACACAATCTTAAACAGGTCTAATAACTGTGAAACGATGAAATCCCGCATTCACCGTAATGgcataaacaaaatatggtgggggggggatgggggagTGTAGGTACTCATATTTTAACGCAGCACTTCTGGGACAAAAAACGCTAAATGCAATGTACAACTCCTCTCTTGGAATCCTGTTATCGTGATGCCTTTTAATGTTTAAACTCGTTGcatacataattcatttttgcatattttatagCTTATTTGGTAACTATCATTATATCCATCCTGGTCAACGTGGTATTTAGCAAAAACGAAATGATGGCTATGTAAAATCTTATCATAAGGTATTCTGCTCCTTTGATGTGcatcaattaattaaatgacAGATTAACGTACACTGTATGGGTAGCTAATGTTATAAAAGCGGAAAAGAAGTAATCTTCTGATTTttagaaggtgatatcttttccgttACAACAGTAGCTACTCTATAGACAGCTAAGAACTTAAAGTATTTGTAgggtttttttctcctgaaattcATTCAGTTTTGATATGACATTATCCAGAAGTTGATAACCTAATATAAGTATTAACCCATAGA
The Argopecten irradians isolate NY chromosome 9, Ai_NY, whole genome shotgun sequence DNA segment above includes these coding regions:
- the LOC138331973 gene encoding uncharacterized protein, giving the protein MAEAATNSDYKCLLCSKQYNQPRKLSCHHTLCYSCLAEYVIEHVTSEDDRYYFPCPVCDAPITPRDASLSVSKWASSFPTNHCFISPTALTFDDKVCDACLRENESNPAEVWCSECPDFLCKQCRIAHKKNRKTATHRLVAPGDAENIQKIYDLSSSTVCPYHDEKSLDAYCLDHHAMCCSVCVCLQHRSCSNVKSMKDVATKTMTDQQINRSEWEKISEMLDKMVAENELEIDSFTATEKKISDDMTQLVQLAKDKLDELREIFQSDVCHNFSVCRKQLSDRQRYITAFRTNLNNSKLLMSNLEKHCDHQMTFITREHTKQQLSSHYRRMARYMKDLPNTFTTTLSKAYIIDEIMRCVSIGNVSFSPKISTASEEMKECISSMLENILPTPRAVSFADSVLSSDIEGCPQHVSVGSIPCKTIDVWKESASLVQTVTSEVLSAESPTCLTGGIYTDNGELIVTDFYNQRLLLLDDNYACLEKYMVGGNPSDIARGSTDGDIFVAVNDNRILRCTLGIGQLTVVSTIKSPPQTWGISVNGDNIVCGTDRSVDILSMDGTILRSVKKKGSYTYIAMSKNLVYHKNGDCLVSTRLDDGTEISRYRDPCLTDPRGVGLDQHGNVYACGLDGGHVYLVSPDMSCGKEILPKLTEITKPYSIVVHPSKPEFVVTSLREPVSLEVYRFIDSSHT